A stretch of Girardinichthys multiradiatus isolate DD_20200921_A chromosome 20, DD_fGirMul_XY1, whole genome shotgun sequence DNA encodes these proteins:
- the LOC124856276 gene encoding protein phosphatase 1 regulatory subunit 12B-like, producing the protein MSSLLSQNKDEPLVRKSLSDSCPAPSAANTRSLRHERLLRLDSSSSSDVSNVTSTNLAESYFLRRENRLSAKKRAEEEKMNSDYKKMYEKALATNERLKFRLETSKQDLATVQDQLQRAQKGKQDDCNVNMLEAEKKESWSLKKKISDMEEQLKVKAELKLENQRLKDENGALIRVITKLSK; encoded by the exons ATGTCATCTCTACTTTCTCAAAACAAAGATGAGCCGCTTGTCAGAAAATCACTCTCTGACTCTTGTCCAGCTCCATCTGCTGCCAACACCAGGAGCCTGAGG CATGAAAGGCTTTTAAG ATTGGACTCATCCAGCTCATCTGATGTTTCCAATGTCACGTCAACAAACCTTGCAGAGTCCTACTTTTTACGAAGGGAGAACAGACTGTCGGCAAAGAAAAgggcagaagaagagaagatgaACAGTGACTACAAAAAG ATGTACGAAAAGGCACTGGCAACAAATGAAAGGCTCAAGTTCCGACTGGAGACTAGTAAACAGGACCTGGCTACAGTTCAGGACCAGCTGCAGAGAGCACAG AAGGGGAAACAAGATGATTGTAACGTGAACATGCTTGAAGCAGAGAAAAAG GAAAGTTGGAGCCTTAAAAAGAAGATATCGGATATGGAAGAACAGTTAAag GTGAAAGCTGAGCTGAAGCTGGAAAACCAGAGGCTGAAGGATGAGAATGGAGCTTTAATCCGTGTCATCACTAAACTCTCCAAGTAA